Part of the Candidatus Krumholzibacteriota bacterium genome is shown below.
ACGAGATCGAGAAGGCGCACCCGGACGTCTTCAACGTCCTGCTCCAGCTGCTCGACGACGGGCGGCTCACCGACTCGCGCGGGCACGTGGTGGACTTCAAGAACACGATCGTCATCATGACGAGCAACCTGGGCAGCCGGTTTCTCCAGGAGCGGGAGCGGCTGGGCGAAAAGGAGCTCTCGGAGCTGATGACCGGGGCCCTGCGCGAGTTCTTCCGGCCGGAATTCCTCAACCGTGTCGACGGGATCGTCACCTTCGACTTCCTCACGCGCGAGGAAACCGCGAGGATCGTCGATTTCCAGGTGGCGAAGATCAACGAGCGTCTCGCCGAGCAGCGGCTCGTGCTGCAGCTCACCCCGCGGGCCCTCGCGGAGATCGCCGAGCGCGGATACGATCCCGCCTTCGGCGCCCGTCCGCTCAAGCGGCTGCTGCAGTCGCTCGTGCTCGACCCCCTCGCCCGCCTGCTGATCGAGGAGAAGATACACGAAGGGGATACCGTCACCGCCGACTGGAAGGATGGGGAACTCTCCTTCACCGCGGCATGACCGTGCCCCCGGCGATCAGGCGTCAGCGGGTTCGCGCGGGGAGCGCCGGGCGGTTCGACAGCCACCTGGCGTTCGAACAGACCGGCATCCCCGGGTCGATGTCGCCGCCCGTGTCGAGAGCGTGCACGATCTTTTTCACCCCCGCGGCGACGAAACCGTCTTCGCCGAAACGGGTTGGCGCCGTCCATGGCCGCACTGCCGGGCAAACGGGCGCCTGCCTTCCCGGGGAAGGCAAGAGGGACGCCACGGGACGTCAGGAATAGACCTGTTCCGTCCGGTATGCCGTGCGCCGCTGTGGAATATTAACGGCAACCTTGACAAAGAGTTATCAGTGTAGTAGAATTACGCTACAAGAAGGCTTCGAATCGCTCCTCTCTCTTCGGCGAAGCAGTTGGAATCGCGCTGCATCAAGGAGACGCTCCGCACGACCGAAAAGCTACCGACTGATAGTTCGCTGTTCTGCTGAATAACGACAGACCGTATCAAGGAGGATCTGCATGGGTCGGATCATATCCTCGTTGGCGATCATTTTGTTCCTCTCGATCGTTTTCGCGGGCCCGTCCGCCGCCGGCGAGC
Proteins encoded:
- a CDS encoding AAA family ATPase is translated as EIEKAHPDVFNVLLQLLDDGRLTDSRGHVVDFKNTIVIMTSNLGSRFLQERERLGEKELSELMTGALREFFRPEFLNRVDGIVTFDFLTREETARIVDFQVAKINERLAEQRLVLQLTPRALAEIAERGYDPAFGARPLKRLLQSLVLDPLARLLIEEKIHEGDTVTADWKDGELSFTAA